In one window of Longimicrobium sp. DNA:
- a CDS encoding ABC transporter ATP-binding protein gives MIRLRNVEKSFPAGAAKTYVLRNVSLDVAPGEFVSVTGPSGAGKSTLLAILGMFDAAWSGEYWFSGEPVHAMKPKERAALGRRHIGFVFQQYHLLDDLTVAENLEVPLSYRDVPRKERAARVGDTLDRFQMVGKKDLYPSQLSGGQQQLVGIARAIIAEPTLILADEPTGNLHSSQGREIMDLFRELNRAGTTIIQVTHSEANAAAGDRVIELADGWVVGEKAAA, from the coding sequence ATGATCCGCCTCCGAAACGTCGAGAAGTCCTTCCCCGCGGGTGCGGCGAAGACGTACGTCCTTCGCAACGTGAGCCTGGACGTCGCCCCCGGCGAGTTCGTCTCGGTGACGGGCCCCTCGGGCGCCGGCAAGTCCACCCTTCTCGCCATCCTGGGGATGTTCGACGCGGCGTGGAGCGGCGAGTACTGGTTCAGCGGCGAGCCGGTGCACGCCATGAAGCCCAAGGAGCGCGCGGCGCTCGGGCGGCGCCACATCGGCTTCGTCTTCCAGCAGTACCACCTCCTGGACGACCTCACCGTCGCCGAGAACCTGGAGGTCCCCCTCTCGTACCGCGACGTGCCGCGCAAGGAGCGGGCGGCGCGCGTGGGCGACACGCTGGACCGCTTCCAGATGGTCGGCAAAAAGGACCTGTACCCGAGCCAGCTTTCGGGCGGGCAGCAGCAGCTGGTGGGGATCGCGCGCGCCATCATCGCCGAGCCCACCCTGATCCTGGCCGACGAGCCCACGGGCAACCTGCACTCGTCGCAGGGCCGCGAGATCATGGACCTCTTTCGCGAGCTGAACCGCGCCGGCACCACCATCATCCAGGTCACCCACTCCGAGGCCAACGCCGCCGCCGGCGACCGGGTGATCGAGCTGGCGGATGGGTGGGTGGTGGGGGAGAAGGCGGCGGCGTGA